CTGAATTTCTTGTAAACATAACTTGGAAGAGAAAATTCTGGAGATGGTGGaagctttctttctctttggCTGATCCCCATTTATGAAAtaaaggggttttttttatgGTGGGTTAAAGACTTAAAGGGATGGTACTGCAGTTATAGAACGTGACAGAGACCAAAATATGGGTCATTTTGTGCTTGAAGGAATCGATAGCTATATAGCATTTGTAGTGTTTTGGCTTTCATTGTGCTAAAATAAGCCAAAATactatttatctgcatcagtatcCGATTCTGTAGTCCCTTTGTGGTTCTTCTAGAggtcccctcccctcccctcccctttcctttattgtttttatatAATCTTATCCcttttactttcagtttctTATTAATATGATCTTCTCTATTATCTGTTTAGTTAAAAAATTGTCACCATAAACCTCGACCGTGTTAGCAATTTGTTGAGAACTTGAAAAGCATGTGAGGTTTATTATGAAAAGCTTAAGTCTCAAAGGTGTTAAAACTTTAAAACctaattataaatttttattttgaatttgtttATCACTTAGATTGCTAACTATTTcctttcaaatttcttcaatatctatcataaatttatttcaaatctaATTAAGGTAAAACTTTACTTCTCTTCTGTTTCCTGCTAGagtgtttatttttaatttttctatctATTTGCTCTTCATCTTGTGACTTCTGTTTATGTAAATGAGTCATGTAGTTTTTATATTCATCTATTTATatctaaaatataaatttaaaagaaaagctCCTGAAGCACAGCCTTCATGCTTTTGAGGCTTATGTTTCACATTTTGACAAgtagagagcttcatccatgcCTGAAATGTTTGAAAAATATGTTGTGTTTGCTGATTGCTTTCTAGCCAAATCTATTAAGAACTGATTTGGTATCTCTTAAATTTGAGTTCTCCCTATGAAAAAAACCATAGTTTCACAGGTTTCTTGTTCCAAGACGTCGGTCCCACTTAGGGATCTCACAACTTCCTACAACCAGAAATTTTTGTTTTGGCAGTATTAATCCTTCAGTGTAttcaggttttttttattttttttttattttttttcagttttctgTTGTTATTTAAATCTACAAATATCATAAGAAAATAAGGTTGTATAAATAAATCTATAAATGCGACCATATAATTGTTGTTACATTATATAGTGAACATCTAACTGTTCCTGCTGCCGGTTTTTTCATGCTCCTGTGCCAAATCCAGAACTGTTCTTGCAACTGTTTCATGCAACTAAAGAAAGCTTGAGAATTTTCCTCCCTCCAAATACTTCAAATCAGATACTTTATTACTCTTCATTGGTTATAGAACATGATGGGTCATATAGCTTTTACTTTATCTTATCATTTATGTATGATGTAGATAGTGCTTagcaatcactttttttttttcttttttatgtctATCTATAGAGCTTATCAAATCAATTGATAAATTTCTTTCATTAGCTTGATCTTTATACTTTGATAAACTGGTAGGCATTATCTTGTCATTCCTGTGGAGCACATTTCAACAGTCAAAGACCTCCAAAGGAGAATGGCAGATTATCAATTGGGTACTCCTCTGAGTATAATTATTGGCTAACATTGGTCTATTTAACTTTTCTTCCAAtctccaatttttatttattctccAGTGAGCCATATGTTGGATGTGGGACAAACTCTACTACATAGAGATGCTCCAGACTCCAAGCAGTATAGGTATTGTTTCTTCATCAGAAAAACAAATGTTCTTTATTGAGTGTGGGTTCATGCTGTTATGTACATTTACTACTGGGGTATTTATGTTTTTTCCCCTGCAGTACAGTTGGCAGTGATGCTCTTTGTTAGTGATCACGAATTCACTatagggggagtgtccctattGTGATATAGGTTAGCTTAGTTAGTAGTTTGCTGTTAGTTAAAGGCATTCTCAACCTTCTCTGTCAAGGATGGAAAACTATTGACCTGTTCTCAACAAATGAAATgcaaacaaatcaaaattttccgaGGCATGTCCCTTTGAAATTTGTGAATGAAAGGGGCGGTCAATTTCCTTATGACATGTATGATGCGGGGTTGCATTTggaatttttgataattttcattTCATTAGATTATAACTTGTGAGAATGGAAGTTGATTAACAGATTTGATGCATTCAATGGATGAATAGATCATGGATTTGACTCTTAAGTTAATCTCATTGTTTCTTGTTTCTATGTTTGCCTCTTATAGATCATGGATGATCATGTGGGGAGGCATGACTTGGTTTCATGCAAtgcaatgaataaaataatgCTTCAAAGGAGTCTCCCAGATCCAAACAATGTAGtctatctcttttctgtttctgtctGTCTCTGTTTCTATTATGTATTGCAAATATTCAAACGCTAATTTACTATACTATTACCTataacaaaatattttaaatcctTAAGCTATGCATTAATGTTTTACCTTTGACATTGCAGACAGAGTTGACACACTGAAAGAATGGATCAGCAAGTTGGGGAAAAAAGGCTGATAGTTTCACACATGGAGTTCGTGGATGAGATTCCTTCAGATGGAAATAAACCCTCCAAACGTATTGTGTGGAGGGACCTCCCTGTTTTTTgccttgtttttcttatttgttggaatcataattgGATATTGTATTCCCCACTGAATCTTCTATGTAACACTTGACGATGTAAGTTTATGAATTAGTAACTTATTTCAATGAGATTTACCTTTTTATTAATATTCTTGCCCTTTATTCAAGTATTTTCTACTTTATTACTAGCTAGATACATTGTTTCAATTAGGGGTATCAATCCCAAGCCCGCACATGTAGGCCTGAccgagcccgacatgtttatgacCATAGTTGGActaataaacgtgtcaggcaCTCAGGCCTAAGCCCGgcctgtttataaataggtagtacatggtgcaGGGTAACAATCCGATGTGCTCTCGACCGGCCCTGCTcgtttacaagcccgacttgGACCGACATGTTTAGCCCGACCATTTgtataggtattttgatttttatttggatagaataaggtatatatattgatatttttatcaattattgattgcaattaagtgtaatatattttcaaaattattgatgattacaAGCCCAAAACCCGATGAAGCTCGACACGACACTACGATAGAATGATTCCGATCACTAGATCCATGATTGGATATCTAATTGATCGGAAATTCACTAATTGGATAACTTTGGAACCAAAGTTACTGATATGGAAGCAATTGAGTCATTCAAATTCTTGCATATTAAAAACGTACCCCATGTCTTTCAGTcgtgttacttttttttttctatcaaaattcAGAATCGAGTCGAATTTTCAAGAACCTTAAGATAATGTATTTATAGAAGCTTATTTCTTGGGTTATTCAGATCTCTTATTAATCGGATGATCATTTCTTTGGATTTAACAAATTTATTAATTGGATATCAATACCCTGAACTTAAGGgtgttatcggttcggttcagttgacatatattttggctgaaaccatAACTGGCAAAAGTGCAATCACAAAGGTCACCTTCTAGCTAAAATTTTCAATCTTTGCATGCGAAGCCTATACAGAAGAAAATTGTAGAATACCAGCAGACAACAACCTTCAATAAGTCACCATATTTATTTCTCCTTGTTGTAGctgttgaaaattgaaatataagGATTGAGGAAAATATTTAAGTACATGTCTCTCTTGTGATTGATGATCAAGGTGAGGATTGATGCCGGAAGCTCTACTCTCCTTGGGCTGGACAATTGGCATTCACACGGAATCCTCATCAATGCTAATGGGGACAAAATAAGGTACGTCACGGGAAGGTGAAAAGCaaaattttctaatattattctTCATGGGATTTGGAGACCAGGACCACGGCTTCTTATCCCAGGCTGATTTAGGCATGGGGATCCTTGTCTAGTCAGAGATCGGATCCTGGATTTTTTCAGCTTCCTCAGCTTGGAATTTGGCAAGATCCCAGGCGCCTTGGCCCCCATGGCACAATGTTGTCCGGTTCAAAGGTTTCATTCCCCAAAATAGTTTCATAGTCTGGTGAGTTCTCACTCAGTCTCCCCAATGCAATGCTTTTTACTCCAAAGGTGGATCTCCCTATCCCCCAATTGTTGGTTGTGTTGTAATGCTGTGGACATTCACAACCAATTCTTTGCCTACCCCATTTTCCAGTCAAATCTACGAAGGATTACTTCAGAGATGTTCACCTTCTGGGTCGAGAATCTTGCCTTTTGAAGAGCAATGGGATTGGGTGAAAACAGATTCCAAGGGGAAAACCTCACAACCACCGAAGAAGCTATTATTTCGTGGGAGATTGGGAAAGAAACGTGGATGACGGACctctctccctcatcttcttccctctctctctctcgcactcTTTCAGAATTTAGAATTCAGAATCATTCTCAGAGTACACTATCCAACTCACTAAAAAGGTCCTTATGGTCTCTCACCTCACTTcgcccatctctctctctctctctctccgacTTTTCAAGAACTGAATACTcataaccaacaaaaaaaaaatgaaactggaAGTAAGAATTACCTGTCGGAGCAAAAACAAGTCCGATGCTTGATCGTTCTCCGGCAAGATCGGTGGGTTGGGGTGTTGCAGTGGCAAAATCTCCTCTTCCCTCCTTCGTTTCTCCAATTTTCCAAAAACTCTTCTAACCACAAAAATTTTTCTTAGAATTATATACACTACATATTACAATACGTACGTGTATTATTATACATATTActtattccaaatcaaggctTCAGCACAATGAAATTTAGATCCAACGGTCCAAAGAACacccctccttcttcttcttcttttttttttttttttttctcgaatGTAAGAGAGTATTCCTCCAAACATGGATGGGAAGACATTTTTGTTATTAAttttctcacacacacacacacacaggggTACCATGGGGTTTGAAAATAGTATAAAGGGGGGAACTGAATCAAATCCAATATTCCAATCAGTTTCTTATGATTCGGCAAAGAACCAGCATAATTAGACCATAGGTGTGGAGTAGAAAAAATTCCCCTGTTTTTCTTAATTTCACAACACTTTTGAACAGAACCCTAGAAAGAAGAAACTGATTTTGCTTAATTCCCCTGTTTTTCTACAGTAACTACCAACTTATCAACATAACATAGTTCAATCTTGTAATCAATTCAGCATCTCTTCTAAGAGGAAATTATGAAATATTGACAAACCTCACATGAGGTGATGTACTCAGGCGTGGAGTTCTTTAGGTCCTAAAGAGACCAAAATCCTGGAGCTGGGAAGAATTGAGGACACAAGTAATTAAGTCATGCTGTGATTCTTGCATTGGATTTTAGAACTGGAATTTCCAAGTTCTTTCTGTGAACAAAAGGCAATTaaaaaatactaataataatagtacCAAATAAGAAACAACCTCCAAGGTTAGAAATCCTAAGGGGTCATTTGATATTTGAAATAAGAATTAAACGTCACATCTCATGTCCAGCCATGATATGCTGTGCTCCACCAAATCTTTTCATCCAATTTTGGTATTCAGGAGTCACTGTGATAAATGAAGGACTCAAGTGAATTATACAATTCACAGACTTAACAGTATTAAAGTTTTGGTCCACGGAGTCTACATAATAGGTATCGAGAGACTGCATAGACAACAACTCCTGCAAATGAGACAGTATAGGGCAGTCGACAACGAGTACAATAGGACCAAGAACTGAAGGACCAAGTACATCACTTGGATGAACCTGCATAACCAAGCAAATAAGGCTACGCATTTAAGAACAAAGAATAAAGTGGGTACTAAATAAGAAAGATGGATCAAATAACCACTTATTTGTAAATCATGTCCTTCCTCAGAGTCAACATATGTACATTTTAGGAacatacataaataaataaattataagtAGGAAAAACGAAGATTTTTCATTCAACCAACCATTATATTTTGACAATCTGACATGACTGAGTGCCCAAGTTGTAGTTCATGATATTTGGGACCAGCTTTCAATCCAAGGGCAACAGCTTTTGCAGGATCAAACTTTCCCTTAATTTCAGGCAATTCACAAATATAAACCACAGATATATCACCGGGTTTTAGCACAGGTGGAGCTTTCCCATTTGGATCTTGTGAATTTAATACTGGGAATTTCAAAATCTgatcctttttctcttctacatTCAACATGGAAGAGTCTTCCTTCATTTGTTGCCGCACTTCTGAGCAACCTGGCTGTAGAAGAATTGCCGATATTTTGACAACCTCATTATTAAGAAGAACAATGGGTTCTACAAACTTTGGAAGATCAGCCAAGGCAGCTCCATCAGCACCAGGTGCAGCTCTGAAGCTATGAGTGTGAACCATGGCAGCATTTGGAATGAAAGATCGCATTGCATCAACTAAATATTTGAGATCAGAAGGACCCCAAAACTGATCAACCAGCGTGAGAAAATATTGGGATTTCCACTTCCCTAATTTGATTTGACTCAATTCACAAATTGGCACCAATTAATGGACTCATTTGTAGCTTTTAAATATCTGTTACtcatagaaaatagaaacagaacaGAGGAAAACCTAGACCTGTTGGGTTCTTCTATGTTTtctttccaaattcaaatctttaGTTCTTGTCTGGGTTGGTGcttatgaaattagaaacaaaactcTAAGAGGCCTACCTTCGATTGAGATACCAGTCCCATCAGAGTAACTTGTTATTTCTTTGCTACTTATTTTTTCTGGTATTCTGCCTATTTTTCCTGTCTTGCCATGGACAAGATACTGGTACTGTTTGTGTCTCTGGGGTTAGGTTTCATTCCAAAGCATGGTTGCTATGATTTGAAACACCATGCTGTTAGGTGTTGCTGTTGTTTTTAGTTGCTACTTTACATGTTGTAACCAGCTGATAATGATATCAGGTGATCCAACTGTTAGAGTAGTTCTTAGTTGTCTTGTTGAGAGCTGGCCTTTCATTAGCATGGTTACTAACTAGTTTCAAGTAGGACATCTGTTTAAAAGAGTTGGTAGTTCTCAAACATGGACTTTAGAACTCAGAAACTCTCTTTTATTATAAATCGAAACTCAAAAATTTTTCAGCTTTAATccgaaaaaatcaagaaaactaaaaaattaaagGCAAAAGCATACGACGATCTCAAAGATTCGAAGCTTAAAACTTGAAGTAAAACTAAAGTGTATGAACTGGGCAACTCatgaatcaaaaccctaaacccatcaCTGAGAACCAATAAAGCCAAAAATTCATACAAAAGTTAAGCAAATAAGCTGAAAAAAGCACAAGCATTGAAGAAACTAAGAACACGTTTGTATCTCTGGGAATTTACCGTTTGTCCACCAGGCACTGACGAAAAAGCAAGAGCAAATCGGAGCTCCGTTCACATGAAAAAAGACAATAAGTTAGAGCTCCAACGGCCATCTTGTTCAGCTCACCCTTTCTCACCGCTACAGGTATAAAGTAGAAAGGAAAATCCATAACTAGCAGGAAAGAAAACAGAAGGGATAACcaaaaatcataaaccctagATGGAAAAAGGTAGAGAATACCTGCAAGCAGCGaccattggtggctcgtggataGCAACGGTGACGGAAAAAATATTATTCAGtgcctttccttctctctctctctctctgctcagTGTGCTCTAAGTGACTCAGTCCCAATACTTCAAGTCTCAAGGAAGGGGATGATTCACCGACCAACGCCGAGAACTGCCGAAGCGAGGGAAGAAAACCCTGTGTGAAGGGTCAGGGAGGAAATGGGGTTTTGAGAAGAAAGTTGCTGGAAGAGATTTCGGCTAAAAAAGAGAAACTTTTGGAGAAGAAACGCTGGGAaagggagagattttaggagagaAATCTCTGGTTTGTGAAAAAGGATTTCACGGAGAGTAAATGGCTGTGATAGAAGGGTTTCGGTAGAGACAGAGAAAGGTTCCAGTTTCAGAAATCACAggtttgaagattttatttttcagagaGGGAGTTCGCTGGCCAGAAAGGGGACACACTCACAatatgtgtttttctttttttctgaggTTAGATTTTCAGGAGATAGATGTCGCACCTCGAGCAGAGCCCAAAATGAGCAACCCGCAACCGCTAGTTGAAAGCCTCAGAAGTTAAGCGCGCTTAGCCAAGCAGCTGCTGCAACATAGTTGATTCAGAAGCAGGGCTGCGGGAGGAATAAGGGGTTTTTCTCAGTTTCCTTCGAGTTGGAGATttgaaagagagagtgagagagagggaaggagaGGAAGCAGGGTTTGAGAACCTACAATTTCAGAGAAGAAATTCTCACCGTGGTgattttgagatcttagcttCTAGTGAGGAGTTCGGTAGGAATAGATCGGTTCCTTCGATCTTGGGAGAGAACAGCAGATTTCTTGTTCATATCAGTGATATTGGTTATGGCAAGAACTCTAACAATATTCAGATGTTTCGATTGTTTCATCCATATACGTATATACAAAAAGGTCTACATACTTGTCTTTCATAATACTATATAGTGTTTTATTCCAAATCAATacattatatttatatatttcagATCCTACGATGCAAAATAAACCCCTCAAAAGATACCCAAATGGAGTGTCCGAccagaaaaccccaacccatatatatatatatatatatttaaaattttacgAGCCACAACTGTTTGGATTTGAGTTCTGTGTGAAAAATCTGATTTCATATAGAAGGTGTGGTATGGAAGTTAGGTGATCTTAAGGTGTTTTGCCATTCTGGGCTCAATGGAAGGGATGGATCGAACGGATTCTTCTCTAATAGTATAGATAGTGTGGGTTTGTGCAAGGATCAATGGTAATCAAGTTCATTGAGGTTGATGGTGGGCGCATAAGGCATAAATCGGGTCAATCAAATGGTGGTTCTATATTCTAAAGGTTTTAAATGCTCATCTAAAGGTGGAGTTCTAGGGTTTTTAGAGGTGCCATGGTTGTGACGCAGTAACTGATGATTGAGAATATGtatatttttctaaaaagtATTAAAACAGGTGGAGATTTTGTTGGAACTCAAGCAAGAGGGGTGGACGACATAGACTACAAAATGTTTAGGTGATGAACAAGTGCAAGTTTGAAAAGAAGCGGATATCTTTTGCTTTAGATTTGATGAGTGACTGTTATCTTTCGGAGTGAATTGTAGCAGTAGGGGAAATGGAACCATGTTACTTTGTGTAGCGACAGTGAGTTATACATGATACTTTAGGTGGAGGTGTGGGTCATTCTGATTGGATATGACAGACAGACAAAGACAATGATGAAGTTTACAGAATTGACAACATTGTTCTTCTTCAAGGTGGCTTGTAGAATCCAATCTAAGGTGAAGATTGTTGGATTAGTTGACTTTTGTATCCGTGGGTCTACATAATTATTATTTGGTCAGTTTTGGGTCCATTACATGTATTGGGGTAGAATTGTTATCGTTGAGATTACAtcatcttgtaattttttttatcccaaTTTTGATCGCCTTCATCATTTCTGGTATGTCTCTAGAAACGACCCATTAAGGATAGACAAAGGTAGAAACACTAAAGCGTCTAATTAAGGGGAAATGGGAGATCCACAAAGATGGGCTTGGggttgcaataaaaaaaaaaaaaaaaaaaaaaaaaaaaaaaaaaaaaaaaaaaaagaaaagaagaaaagaaaaggaaggagtaGAAGAAGCAGGGATAGGGTTCAGGAGTGGCTTGCCAGCTGGGTGaagaaggtggtggtggtggcagtggagGAGGACTATATGGAGGTGGGAAGAGTGGCCCTTGGGAGCTTGGATGGTAGTGGTGTTTGGGGTATTTTATGAGgttcaattttgttttcttcttgggCAGCATGAGAAATAAGTCACATTGGAGATCagtaaatattttaaaaatggaaactaattgaAGTATTTTTCTAGTGATTATTTTTCTTATCTTGTGGATTTGGACAATTTCGAAATAGTTTTGCTGCTATCATGAGA
The genomic region above belongs to Macadamia integrifolia cultivar HAES 741 unplaced genomic scaffold, SCU_Mint_v3 scaffold566, whole genome shotgun sequence and contains:
- the LOC122069256 gene encoding bifunctional adenosine 5'-phosphosulfate phosphorylase/adenylylsulfatase HINT4-like yields the protein MAGAGPCVFCQIASSSTSTQLLHSDEKVVAFQDINPSAFKHYLVIPVEHISTVKDLQRRMADYQLVSHMLDVGQTLLHRDAPDSKQYRYCFFIRKTNVLY